In Crinalium epipsammum PCC 9333, the following are encoded in one genomic region:
- a CDS encoding cobalt-precorrin-5B (C(1))-methyltransferase, translated as MTLYPPRSGYTLPVFACAAAVAALRCLRQHQFLAAVEIDLITPAQKVEIPIEQVAKLQDGMALAITRSDPGDNLDLTRNTPIWALLEWGKTEQTESIVLLGGEGIGRQVNAEGKAAIYSYAEQLFQENLSCWIEAGEKIQVTIILPEGRSLATRTSNAAFGVVEGLSLLGTTGISQPLSAPGQLEICLEEVRHKAAMFSKAEEADKKACVPLSSPLPPLPSLFSPPALVFCVGENGIDLAQRMGIKPDLIVKTANWLGSVLVEAGLQKVPAILLFGYHGKLIKLAGGIFHTHHHLADGRLEIFTAYAAQVGLPTAMLQKILACATAEDALKYLREVDSSTGSDWVNLVYRAIAYQIDQRSQAYIRTHSEQTVQVGSVLFDRDRQIIFTSTTGDFLLSQLC; from the coding sequence ATGACGCTATACCCACCCCGTTCGGGATATACATTACCAGTTTTCGCTTGTGCTGCTGCTGTTGCAGCTTTGCGTTGCTTACGCCAACATCAATTTTTAGCTGCGGTAGAAATAGATTTAATTACACCTGCCCAAAAGGTAGAAATTCCTATTGAACAAGTAGCTAAATTGCAGGATGGGATGGCGTTGGCTATAACTCGTAGTGATCCAGGTGATAACCTCGATTTGACTCGCAATACGCCGATTTGGGCATTACTGGAATGGGGAAAGACTGAACAAACCGAAAGTATTGTGTTGCTTGGTGGTGAAGGAATCGGACGACAGGTAAACGCTGAGGGTAAGGCAGCTATCTATAGTTATGCAGAGCAGTTATTCCAAGAAAACTTAAGCTGTTGGATAGAAGCAGGGGAAAAGATTCAGGTAACAATTATTTTGCCAGAAGGGCGATCGCTTGCAACTCGTACTTCTAACGCTGCCTTTGGTGTTGTAGAGGGGCTGTCTCTACTTGGTACTACTGGAATTTCTCAACCTTTAAGTGCGCCTGGACAGTTGGAGATATGTTTAGAAGAAGTACGCCATAAAGCTGCAATGTTCAGCAAAGCAGAAGAAGCAGATAAAAAAGCTTGTGTTCCTCTCTCCTCCCCCCTCCCTCCTCTCCCCTCCCTCTTCTCCCCTCCAGCTTTAGTCTTTTGTGTTGGAGAAAATGGCATAGACTTGGCTCAAAGGATGGGTATCAAACCAGATTTAATTGTGAAGACTGCTAACTGGTTGGGATCTGTTTTAGTTGAGGCAGGGTTGCAAAAAGTACCAGCAATTTTATTATTTGGCTATCACGGTAAGTTAATTAAACTTGCGGGAGGGATTTTTCATACTCATCATCACTTGGCTGATGGACGGTTAGAAATTTTTACGGCTTATGCTGCTCAAGTAGGCTTGCCAACAGCTATGTTACAGAAAATTTTGGCTTGTGCTACGGCTGAAGATGCGCTGAAATACCTACGTGAGGTAGATAGTTCTACAGGTAGTGATTGGGTGAATTTAGTTTATCGTGCGATCGCCTACCAAATCGACCAACGTTCACAAGCTTATATTCGTACTCATAGCGAGCAAACTGTGCAAGTGGGGTCGGTTTTGTTTGATCGCGATCGCCAAATTATCTTCACAAGCACAACGGGGGATTTTTTGCTGTCGCAATTGTGCTAA
- a CDS encoding MFS transporter, with translation MVAHPQQFTSVVEFAPVETRSPLVEMEIIEDINIAQTSNNVNQPTKLSKSVIRSSLKASTWDGIFAVIFSNITGGVLLSNFLLQLGANPMEIGMLCSVPMLVNLLQPLGAFISERTTSRHWYNIWIFGPSRLLWLILVLGIAFNNWLHIAPHDLVICTLAILLITNVVGALGSANWLTWMAVLVPQKLRGRYFGIRNSAISLTTLLCVPILGVAVSVCPGGTIQGYGVILFLGVIIGLISLSCQFFMADINPKEQAIKHSSNDTIILSGSGTEEKQKSSLLELTSHLDPNFLKFLLYFGFWAFAVNICTPFFSLYLLDNLKIDVSWVTIYSSLTSAATLVMMIVWGKLADRIGNRPVLVFVGLLVGITPLLWLGLGSDKLSIWLWFPLLHLFMGGTWAAIELCTNNLQMVVAPERHQASYFAIAAAVSGVTGALGTTAGGFLAQYTHFGGLTTVFALSAVLRLAALLPLILVQEKRSQSLVQVIQASMLNWRSLFSIKPQLVVVPVSELELTADIGEACAFAKRLEEKRIRR, from the coding sequence GTGGTTGCCCATCCCCAGCAATTTACTTCTGTAGTCGAGTTTGCCCCAGTTGAAACTAGATCTCCGCTAGTTGAAATGGAGATAATTGAAGATATAAATATAGCACAAACGAGTAATAACGTCAATCAGCCAACCAAGCTATCTAAGTCAGTTATTCGCTCAAGCCTCAAAGCATCGACCTGGGATGGCATTTTTGCTGTGATATTTTCCAATATTACAGGCGGGGTATTGCTCAGTAATTTTTTATTACAGCTAGGCGCTAACCCAATGGAAATTGGGATGCTGTGTTCAGTTCCCATGCTAGTAAATTTGCTACAACCACTAGGAGCTTTTATATCAGAACGAACTACCAGCCGCCACTGGTACAACATTTGGATATTCGGGCCATCAAGATTACTGTGGCTAATCTTAGTTCTAGGAATTGCCTTTAATAACTGGCTTCACATCGCGCCCCATGACTTAGTGATTTGTACATTAGCAATATTATTAATTACTAATGTAGTTGGAGCTTTAGGAAGTGCTAACTGGCTAACTTGGATGGCAGTTTTAGTTCCCCAAAAATTACGGGGACGCTATTTTGGTATTCGCAATAGCGCGATCAGTTTAACCACTCTACTATGCGTACCGATATTAGGCGTAGCTGTATCCGTTTGCCCTGGTGGAACAATTCAGGGCTACGGGGTAATATTGTTCCTGGGGGTAATAATTGGGTTAATTAGTTTAAGTTGCCAGTTCTTTATGGCAGATATTAATCCGAAAGAGCAGGCTATAAAACATAGTAGTAATGACACTATTATATTATCTGGCTCAGGAACAGAGGAAAAGCAAAAATCATCTTTATTAGAGCTTACCTCTCATCTTGATCCCAATTTTTTAAAGTTTTTGCTGTACTTTGGGTTTTGGGCATTTGCAGTTAATATCTGTACTCCCTTCTTTAGCCTTTACTTGTTAGACAATCTGAAGATTGATGTTAGTTGGGTAACGATTTATAGCAGCTTAACATCTGCGGCTACCTTAGTAATGATGATAGTCTGGGGCAAGCTGGCAGATAGAATAGGCAATCGTCCGGTGCTAGTTTTTGTGGGGTTGCTGGTAGGAATAACGCCTTTACTTTGGCTGGGACTTGGTTCTGACAAACTTTCTATTTGGCTTTGGTTTCCGCTTTTACACTTGTTTATGGGTGGAACTTGGGCAGCTATTGAGTTGTGTACCAATAATTTACAAATGGTAGTTGCACCGGAACGTCACCAAGCAAGTTATTTTGCTATAGCTGCTGCTGTTAGCGGTGTAACTGGCGCACTAGGAACTACAGCAGGTGGTTTTTTGGCTCAATACACTCATTTTGGTGGTTTAACAACAGTTTTCGCACTTTCGGCTGTTTTGCGATTAGCTGCTTTATTACCTCTAATTCTTGTGCAGGAGAAGCGTAGTCAATCTCTTGTACAAGTAATCCAAGCGAGTATGTTAAATTGGCGATCGCTATTTTCAATTAAACCCCAACTCGTTGTAGTTCCGGTTTCAGAATTGGAATTAACCGCAGATATTGGCGAAGCCTGCGCGTTCGCGAAGCGTCTCGAAGAGAAGCGCATACGCAGATAA
- a CDS encoding MFS transporter, with product MPQLEKQAIRSSLKASSWDGVFAAIFTSITGGVLLSNFLLQLGASPIEIGMVSSVPMVVNLLQPVGAYLSERTTSRRWYGIWIYAPARLLWLVLVLIIAWNCWHHIESHTLVILTLVMVLITNLMGAFGSASWLSWMAALVPQKLRGRYFGVRNSATSLTNLIGVPLMGLGISVFPGGTIQGYSLFLLLGVVAGLMSLGCQLQMADVNPQQQAVLGNNQSLSATKIKDSNPPPLTGSVEPNFLRFMFYVMCWAFAVNVSAPFFNLYLLDNLGIDVRWVTIYSSLMAGASLLMLVVWGKLADRIGNRPVLVLVGILVALTPLLWLGTGSNFVCVWVWFPLLHLLMGGTNAAIDLCNNNLLMVVAPKNNQASYFGTVAAVAGVGGALGTTAGGFLAEFVEYGGLLGLFALSSVLRLAALLPMMLVQEKRSQTLIQVMRSLLPIKPQFVPIPTLQLVSRSK from the coding sequence ATGCCTCAGCTTGAAAAACAAGCTATTCGTTCCAGCCTCAAAGCATCTAGCTGGGATGGTGTATTTGCGGCTATCTTTACTAGCATCACTGGTGGTGTTTTACTGAGTAACTTTTTGTTGCAGTTAGGCGCAAGCCCAATTGAAATTGGGATGGTCTCCTCAGTGCCGATGGTAGTAAATTTGCTGCAACCCGTAGGCGCGTATCTCTCAGAGCGCACTACCTCTCGTCGTTGGTATGGAATTTGGATCTACGCTCCAGCAAGGTTACTCTGGTTAGTTTTAGTCTTAATTATTGCTTGGAATTGCTGGCATCACATTGAGTCGCACACTTTAGTCATTTTGACTTTAGTAATGGTATTGATTACAAATCTGATGGGAGCTTTTGGCAGTGCTTCCTGGCTAAGTTGGATGGCGGCGTTAGTTCCCCAAAAGTTGCGGGGGCGCTATTTTGGTGTGCGGAATAGTGCCACTAGCTTAACTAATCTCATTGGTGTACCACTGATGGGTTTAGGGATATCTGTTTTCCCAGGAGGGACTATTCAAGGCTATAGCTTATTCTTGCTTCTGGGAGTTGTGGCAGGACTTATGAGTTTAGGATGTCAGTTGCAGATGGCAGATGTTAATCCGCAGCAACAGGCAGTATTAGGAAACAATCAAAGCTTATCTGCAACAAAGATTAAAGATTCAAATCCTCCCCCGCTTACTGGAAGCGTCGAGCCTAACTTTTTGCGCTTTATGTTTTATGTCATGTGTTGGGCATTTGCTGTGAATGTTAGCGCCCCCTTTTTCAATCTCTATCTGCTAGATAACTTGGGTATAGATGTTAGATGGGTAACAATCTATAGCAGCTTAATGGCTGGAGCTAGTTTACTAATGTTGGTAGTTTGGGGGAAACTGGCAGATAGAATTGGCAACCGTCCAGTTTTAGTATTAGTAGGGATATTGGTAGCATTAACACCTTTACTTTGGTTAGGAACTGGCAGTAATTTTGTTTGTGTTTGGGTTTGGTTCCCACTGTTACACTTGCTGATGGGTGGAACTAATGCTGCTATTGATTTATGCAATAACAATTTGTTGATGGTGGTAGCACCTAAGAATAATCAAGCTAGTTATTTTGGGACGGTTGCGGCTGTTGCTGGGGTAGGTGGCGCACTAGGAACTACAGCAGGTGGGTTTCTAGCGGAATTTGTCGAATACGGTGGTTTACTAGGTTTGTTTGCACTCTCTTCTGTGCTACGGCTGGCAGCGCTATTGCCTATGATGTTAGTTCAGGAGAAACGTAGTCAAACTTTGATACAGGTAATGCGAAGTCTCTTACCTATCAAACCTCAATTTGTTCCCATTCCAACCCTGCAATTGGTTTCTCGGTCAAAATAG
- the moaA gene encoding GTP 3',8-cyclase MoaA yields the protein MNPVDYLRISLIDRCNFRCQYCMPEGSELDYLLREQLLTDEELLTLLQEVFIPVGFTKFRLTGGEPLLRPGVVDLVSAIASLPQTQDLSLTTNGFLLPKMAQDLYDAGLRRINISLDSLVAETFDQIIGNRGRSRWQEVWAGIQAAHRVGFDPLKLNVVVIPDVNEQEVVDLAALTIDRQWHIRFIEFMPIGNADMFNTRGWVPSEELRQRIRDVYGLTESKVRGNGPADVFQIPGAKGTLGFISQMSECFCDRCNRMRLSADGWLRPCLLNETNQIDLKTALRAGIAPEQLREQVRQLLAIKPEINFKQRDSGATGAYTRTMSQIGG from the coding sequence ATGAACCCTGTTGACTATCTCCGCATCAGCTTGATTGACCGTTGTAACTTCCGGTGTCAGTACTGTATGCCGGAAGGGTCAGAATTAGATTATCTTCTGCGCGAACAGTTACTAACTGATGAAGAACTACTGACGCTGTTACAAGAAGTATTTATACCAGTAGGATTTACTAAATTTCGCTTAACTGGTGGGGAACCGCTACTACGTCCAGGGGTGGTGGATTTGGTAAGTGCGATCGCATCTCTACCCCAAACTCAAGATTTATCCTTAACTACCAATGGCTTTTTACTGCCAAAGATGGCGCAAGACCTCTACGATGCTGGTCTGCGTCGAATTAATATTAGCTTAGATTCACTGGTTGCAGAAACCTTTGACCAAATTATCGGCAATCGTGGTCGCTCTCGCTGGCAGGAAGTTTGGGCTGGGATTCAAGCTGCTCACAGAGTCGGTTTTGACCCTCTCAAGCTGAATGTAGTAGTAATTCCCGATGTCAATGAGCAGGAAGTTGTAGATTTAGCTGCTCTTACTATTGACCGCCAATGGCACATCCGCTTCATTGAATTTATGCCAATTGGTAACGCTGATATGTTTAATACTCGTGGTTGGGTTCCTTCAGAAGAATTAAGACAACGCATCCGTGATGTTTATGGTTTGACAGAATCAAAAGTGCGTGGTAATGGCCCCGCAGATGTTTTTCAAATTCCAGGTGCTAAAGGCACACTAGGATTTATTAGTCAGATGTCAGAATGTTTTTGCGATCGCTGTAACAGAATGCGCTTATCTGCCGATGGCTGGTTGCGCCCCTGTTTACTGAACGAAACAAATCAAATTGATTTAAAAACCGCCCTCCGTGCTGGCATAGCTCCAGAGCAACTTAGAGAGCAAGTCAGACAGCTACTAGCTATCAAACCAGAAATTAACTTTAAGCAACGTGACTCCGGTGCTACTGGTGCATATACACGCACAATGTCGCAAATTGGTGGCTAA
- the rpsD gene encoding 30S ribosomal protein S4: MSRYRGPRLRIVRRLGDLPGLTRKTARRAYAPGQHGQNRKKRSEYAIRLEEKQKLRFNYGVTERQLLRYVRRARRASGSTGQVLLQLLEMRLDNTVFRMGMAPTIPAARQLVNHGHVTVNGRVVDIASYQCRAGEVISVRNREASRQRVQQNLQNPGLANVPNHLEFDKTNLTGKVNSLVEREWVALTINELLVVEYYSRQA; the protein is encoded by the coding sequence ATGTCGCGATATCGAGGCCCACGCTTACGGATTGTCCGTCGCTTGGGCGACCTACCTGGTTTAACCCGCAAAACTGCTCGCCGTGCCTATGCACCTGGTCAGCACGGTCAGAACCGCAAAAAGCGTTCAGAGTATGCTATCCGCCTAGAAGAAAAGCAAAAACTACGCTTTAACTATGGTGTAACCGAAAGGCAACTGCTGCGCTATGTCCGCAGGGCGCGTCGTGCCAGTGGTTCTACGGGTCAGGTATTACTGCAACTGCTAGAAATGCGCCTGGATAACACCGTATTTCGCATGGGGATGGCTCCTACCATTCCAGCAGCCCGCCAGCTTGTGAATCATGGTCATGTGACCGTTAATGGTCGTGTGGTAGATATTGCCAGCTACCAATGCCGTGCTGGTGAAGTAATTTCTGTGAGAAACCGCGAGGCTTCCCGCCAGCGTGTACAACAAAACCTACAGAATCCTGGTTTAGCTAACGTTCCTAACCACTTAGAGTTTGACAAAACCAATCTCACTGGTAAGGTTAACAGTTTGGTTGAGCGTGAATGGGTAGCTTTGACTATCAACGAATTGCTAGTTGTTGAGTACTACTCACGTCAAGCATAA
- a CDS encoding cobalamin-binding protein codes for MTVSNLRIVSMIPSATEIVAALGLTDAIVGRSHECDYPPEIQNLPVCTQARLDSNQPSAVIDNSVNDLLKSALSIYDIKVDVLKQLQPTHILTQDQCDVCAVSLADVEKAVAQLTNSQPQIISLHPNLLADIWTDIDTVAQALNTDSNRLIEDLQARVKICEQKTQALMETKQPTVACIEWTDPLMLAGNWIPEMVTIVGGQPLSVVSGQASPKFAWESLIAANPDIIIFMPCGFNLDRTRQEAQLLAQRPEWENLRAVQTKRVYITDGNWYFNRPGSRLVDSVEILAEILHNEVFSYGYEGKAWQHF; via the coding sequence ATGACAGTTTCAAATTTGAGAATTGTGTCCATGATTCCCAGTGCTACTGAGATTGTTGCTGCTTTGGGATTAACGGATGCTATAGTTGGGCGATCGCACGAATGCGACTATCCCCCAGAAATCCAAAATCTACCAGTTTGCACCCAAGCACGATTAGATTCTAATCAACCCAGTGCAGTCATTGACAACAGTGTAAATGATTTATTGAAATCTGCACTCAGTATATATGATATTAAAGTTGATGTTTTAAAACAATTGCAACCAACTCACATCCTGACACAAGATCAGTGTGATGTTTGTGCTGTTAGTCTTGCAGATGTAGAAAAAGCAGTTGCTCAATTAACAAATAGTCAGCCGCAAATAATTTCCTTACACCCTAATTTATTAGCTGATATTTGGACTGATATTGATACTGTTGCTCAAGCTCTGAATACTGATTCTAACCGCTTAATAGAAGACTTACAAGCTCGCGTAAAAATTTGTGAGCAAAAAACACAAGCACTGATGGAAACTAAGCAACCAACTGTTGCTTGTATTGAGTGGACTGACCCTTTAATGTTAGCAGGAAATTGGATTCCAGAAATGGTGACAATTGTAGGAGGTCAACCACTATCTGTAGTATCAGGTCAAGCATCGCCAAAATTTGCTTGGGAATCTTTAATCGCAGCTAATCCAGATATTATTATTTTTATGCCTTGCGGTTTCAATTTAGACCGCACACGCCAAGAAGCGCAATTATTAGCGCAACGTCCTGAATGGGAAAATTTGCGTGCAGTTCAAACAAAAAGAGTATACATTACTGATGGTAATTGGTACTTCAACCGTCCAGGGTCAAGGCTTGTAGATTCTGTAGAAATTCTCGCAGAAATTTTACATAATGAAGTCTTTAGTTATGGATATGAAGGTAAAGCATGGCAGCATTTTTAG
- the alaS gene encoding alanine--tRNA ligase, giving the protein MSSSPQYRSGNEIRQTFLDFYAQRGHQVLPSASLIPEDPTVLLTIAGMLPFKPIFLGQRNSEFPRATSSQKCIRTNDIENVGRTARHHTFFEMLGNFSFGDYFKEQAIAWGWELSTKVFGLPPENLVVSVFEDDDEAFAIWRDQIGVAEKRIKRMGADDNFWVSGATGPCGPCSEIYYDFHPEKGDDNIDLEDDSRFIEFYNLVFMQYNRDAEGNLTPLQNKNIDTGMGLERMAQILQKVPNNYETDLIFPIIKTAGEIAGIDYVQSDEKTKVSLKVIGDHVRSVVHMIADGIRASNVGRGYVLRRLIRRVVRHGRLIGISGEFTPQVAESAIALSESAYPNVRLKEAAIKAELQLEENRFLKTLERGEKLLEEIIAQIKQQGKQEISGESAFTLYDTYGFPLELTQEIAEEQGLTVDQTGFETEMQKQIERAKDAHETIDLTVQGSLDKLAEHIHATEFLGYKQAAANAKIEVLLVGGKSVEEAEAGTEVQIVLDKTPFYAESGGQIGDRGYISGDAIVVRIEDVKKESDFFVHFGRIERGTLRVGDAVNAQIDRSCRRRAQANHSATHLLQAALKKLIDESIGQAGSLVSFDRLRFDYSFNRALTPEEVQQVEEQVNTWIAEAHTAHIEVIPLAEAKAKGATAMFGEKYGDEVRVLDFPGVSMELCGGTHVSNTAEIGVFKIISETGVAAGVRRIEAVAGSSVLDYLNVRDKVVRELSDRFKAKPEELPERITNIQNELKTTQKELETLKGQLAIAKSDQLLTQAETVGDFKIVVAEMEGVDPESLKTAAERLVQKLGEGAVILGSIPEADKVSLVAAFSPVVNKKGLQAGKFIGAIAKICGGGGGGRPNLAQAGGRDPSKLKEALESAKKQIIDQLATDG; this is encoded by the coding sequence ATGTCTTCTTCCCCACAGTACCGTAGCGGTAACGAAATTCGGCAAACATTCCTAGACTTCTATGCTCAACGTGGGCATCAAGTTCTGCCTAGCGCGTCTCTAATACCGGAAGATCCTACCGTACTGCTGACTATTGCGGGGATGTTGCCGTTTAAACCAATTTTTCTGGGACAGAGAAATTCTGAATTTCCCCGCGCTACTTCTTCCCAGAAATGTATTCGCACTAATGATATTGAGAATGTGGGACGCACTGCACGTCATCACACATTCTTTGAAATGTTGGGTAATTTTAGCTTTGGAGATTATTTTAAGGAACAAGCGATCGCATGGGGTTGGGAGTTATCCACAAAGGTATTTGGTTTACCCCCTGAAAACCTAGTTGTCAGCGTGTTTGAAGACGACGACGAAGCATTTGCTATTTGGCGCGACCAAATTGGCGTTGCTGAAAAGCGGATCAAACGCATGGGGGCAGATGATAATTTTTGGGTATCTGGCGCGACTGGCCCTTGTGGCCCATGTTCAGAAATTTATTATGATTTTCACCCAGAAAAAGGTGATGACAATATAGATTTAGAAGATGATTCTCGGTTTATCGAGTTTTATAACTTGGTGTTCATGCAATATAACCGAGATGCAGAAGGTAATTTAACACCTTTGCAAAATAAAAATATTGATACGGGCATGGGTTTGGAACGGATGGCGCAAATCCTCCAAAAAGTGCCAAATAATTACGAAACTGATTTAATTTTCCCGATTATTAAAACTGCGGGGGAAATTGCGGGAATTGATTACGTCCAGAGTGATGAGAAAACGAAGGTCTCTTTAAAGGTAATTGGGGATCATGTGCGGTCGGTTGTTCACATGATTGCTGATGGTATCCGCGCTTCTAATGTGGGTCGTGGTTATGTTTTACGGCGATTAATTCGGCGGGTTGTGCGTCATGGGCGGTTAATTGGGATTTCAGGAGAATTTACGCCTCAAGTTGCGGAAAGTGCGATCGCACTCTCAGAATCAGCTTATCCCAATGTGCGTTTGAAAGAAGCCGCAATTAAAGCGGAATTGCAATTAGAAGAAAACCGCTTCCTGAAAACTTTGGAACGTGGCGAAAAACTCTTAGAAGAAATTATCGCCCAAATTAAACAGCAAGGTAAGCAAGAAATTAGTGGGGAAAGTGCCTTTACTTTATATGACACTTACGGATTCCCTTTAGAATTAACTCAAGAAATTGCTGAAGAACAAGGTCTTACTGTTGATCAGACAGGTTTTGAGACTGAGATGCAGAAGCAAATCGAACGCGCTAAGGATGCACACGAAACGATTGATTTAACTGTGCAAGGTTCTTTAGATAAGTTAGCGGAACATATCCACGCAACTGAATTTTTAGGTTACAAACAAGCTGCTGCTAATGCAAAAATTGAAGTTTTGCTAGTAGGTGGTAAGTCGGTAGAGGAAGCAGAAGCAGGAACGGAGGTGCAAATTGTCCTTGATAAGACACCATTTTATGCGGAGTCAGGGGGACAAATAGGCGATCGCGGTTATATTTCTGGTGATGCAATTGTAGTGCGGATAGAAGATGTGAAGAAGGAATCAGATTTCTTTGTTCACTTCGGACGCATTGAACGCGGTACATTACGAGTAGGTGATGCAGTCAACGCCCAAATTGATCGTAGTTGTCGCCGTCGCGCCCAAGCAAATCATAGTGCAACTCACTTGTTGCAAGCTGCGTTAAAGAAATTAATTGATGAATCCATTGGACAAGCTGGTTCTCTGGTATCTTTTGATCGCTTACGCTTTGACTATTCCTTTAACCGTGCGTTAACACCGGAAGAAGTGCAACAAGTAGAAGAACAAGTTAATACTTGGATTGCTGAAGCGCATACTGCCCACATTGAGGTTATACCATTAGCGGAAGCGAAAGCTAAGGGTGCAACTGCGATGTTTGGGGAAAAATATGGCGATGAAGTGCGGGTGTTAGATTTCCCTGGTGTTTCGATGGAACTTTGCGGGGGAACTCATGTTAGCAATACTGCGGAAATAGGAGTATTTAAAATTATCTCCGAAACTGGTGTTGCTGCGGGTGTACGGCGGATTGAAGCAGTGGCGGGGTCTTCTGTACTAGATTATTTAAATGTACGGGATAAGGTAGTTAGGGAATTAAGCGATCGCTTTAAAGCTAAACCCGAAGAATTACCGGAACGTATTACCAACATCCAAAATGAACTTAAAACAACGCAAAAAGAACTAGAAACCCTCAAAGGACAACTTGCTATTGCTAAATCTGATCAACTATTAACGCAAGCTGAAACTGTAGGCGATTTTAAAATTGTCGTCGCTGAAATGGAAGGTGTAGATCCAGAATCTCTGAAGACAGCAGCAGAAAGATTAGTGCAAAAATTAGGTGAAGGCGCGGTTATTTTAGGGTCAATTCCTGAAGCCGATAAGGTTAGTTTAGTAGCAGCTTTTAGTCCTGTTGTCAACAAAAAAGGCTTGCAAGCTGGTAAATTTATTGGTGCGATCGCTAAAATCTGCGGTGGTGGTGGTGGTGGCAGACCTAACCTTGCTCAAGCAGGTGGACGCGACCCCAGTAAGCTCAAAGAAGCCTTAGAAAGCGCCAAAAAACAGATAATCGATCAGTTGGCAACGGATGGTTGA
- a CDS encoding glycoside hydrolase family 24 protein produces the protein MNLRIISLERLKFLGVLFLWLLLLPLSSEAALSADLKILRVKAFLDTIAWAETGTVAKKGYHILVFNGKFSNFSKHPKIKQCASINARIVCSTAAGRYQVMDFNWDSLKYKLKLKDFSPGSQDKIALYFIIQKGAIADVKAGRFENAVCKVGGIWASMPCGNNYGQNPKPMGKLKFMYQYRLVNYVKYYKSIEKKRKPSLKYENITIVR, from the coding sequence TTGAATTTAAGAATTATTAGCCTAGAACGGCTGAAATTTTTGGGCGTATTATTCCTATGGTTATTGCTACTTCCCTTATCTTCAGAAGCTGCACTATCTGCTGATCTCAAAATACTTAGGGTTAAAGCTTTTCTCGATACGATCGCTTGGGCAGAAACAGGCACAGTAGCTAAGAAAGGGTACCACATTTTGGTTTTTAATGGTAAATTCAGTAACTTTTCCAAACACCCAAAAATTAAACAATGTGCTTCAATCAACGCACGCATCGTTTGTTCAACGGCTGCTGGGCGCTACCAAGTCATGGATTTTAATTGGGATAGCTTAAAATATAAGTTGAAATTAAAAGACTTTTCCCCAGGTTCTCAAGACAAAATAGCGTTATATTTTATCATCCAAAAAGGTGCGATCGCAGATGTCAAAGCTGGACGCTTTGAAAATGCTGTCTGCAAAGTTGGTGGTATTTGGGCATCTATGCCATGTGGAAACAACTACGGGCAAAATCCTAAACCAATGGGTAAACTCAAATTTATGTACCAATACCGATTAGTTAATTACGTCAAATATTACAAGTCAATCGAAAAAAAACGTAAACCCTCCTTGAAGTACGAAAATATTACAATTGTGCGATAA